A genome region from Euphorbia lathyris chromosome 4, ddEupLath1.1, whole genome shotgun sequence includes the following:
- the LOC136225570 gene encoding SHUGOSHIN 2 isoform X1 encodes MDGIIALDTENDVAGNRIKGEEVAKGSTVGNMPRKRLADISNLPQPNHDLRLQAYSPNTKEYIHKLHQENVSLHKLLAERTKIIQLQVIELQKFRTICQQVQQKNLHLAQTNSQMLEELNSVKDRLKVLQHELGCKNGLLTARNLESEVEPTKCCEVEKFSQKDNKNSEPRNRKRMRQSKSLENNSVKPVQVQEKIDERRRQPVRFKAEKEVPTDNLLEISGTVGHLTDKPTQYQNKVDEKRCHSRRKSTRFKVGEEPTAKSIERSDTLDPTTVKSVPDDKRCHSRRQSTRLEVEEEEPTAMVESSYTLDPTINELVRAEKRTDDKRLCSRRQSAKFRHQEQVQEPTVDLSEIDDVKVTVSHLHECDPASSVRTKFETTDCVSVSEDSESRRTSIRPKRQAAEKVQSYKEIPVNIKMRRLQ; translated from the exons ATGGATGGTATAATAGCTCTTGATACAGAGAACGATGTTGCAG GTAACAGAATAAAAGGAGAGGAAGTAGCAAAGGGATCTACAGTTGGAAACATGCCAAGGAAGAGGCTTGCTGACATTAGTAACTTGCCTCAGCCAAACCATGATTTGAGACTCCAAGCTTATTCCCCTAATACCAAAGAGTACATTCACAAGCTTCATCAG GAAAATGTGTCACTTCATAAGCTTCTTGCAGAAAGAAC TAAAATTATTCAATTGCAAGTTATCGAGTTACAGAAATTTAGAACAATATGTCAGCAAGTGCAGCAAAAGAATCTGCATCTTGCCCAAACAAACAGTCAGATGCTGGAG GAACTCAATTCAGTTAAAGATAGG TTAAAGGTGCTTCAACATGAACTGGGATGCAAAAACGGCTTGCTTACTGCAAGGAACTTGGAGTCTGAG GTTGAACCCACCAAATGTTGCGAGGTTGAGAAGTTTTCTCAGAAGGACAATAAGAACAGTGAACCTCGTAACAGAAAGAGGATGCGACAATCCAAAT CTTTGGAGAATAATAGTGTTAAACCTGTTCAAGTTCAAGAGAAGATTGATGAAAGGAG AAGGCAGCCTGTTAGGTTTAAAGCTGAGAAGGAAGTACCAACTGacaatttgttagagataagtGGTACCGTGGGCCATCTTACAGATAAACCAACCCAATACCAGAACAAGGTTGATGAGAAGAG GTGTCATTCAAGAAGGAAGTCTACAAGATTTAAAGTTGGGGAAGAACCAACTGCTAAATCGATTGAGAGAAGTGATACTTTGGACCCGACAACAGTTAAATCGGTTCCAGATGATAAGAG GTGTCATTCAAGAAGACAGTCTACTAGATTagaagttgaggaagaagaaccaaCTGCTATGGTTGAGAGCAGCTATACTTTGGACCCCACAATAAATGAACTGGTTCGAGCTGAAAAGAGAACTGACGATAAGAG GCTTTGTTCGAGAAGGCAGTCTGCTAAGTTTAGACATCAAGAACAAGTACAAGAACCAACAGTAGACTTATCTGAGATAGATGATGTTAAAGTTACTGTTTCTCATCTGCATGAATGTGATCCAGCATCATCAGTGAGGACGAAATTTGAAACAACAGATTGTGTCTCTGTATCTGAAGATTCAGAATCACGAAGGACATCTATTCGACCCAAGCGACAAGCAGCTGAGAAGGTTCAATCCTACAAGGAAATTCCAGTTAATATCAAGATGCGCAGACTTCAGTGA
- the LOC136225570 gene encoding SHUGOSHIN 2 isoform X2 produces MDGIIALDTENDVAGNRIKGEEVAKGSTVGNMPRKRLADISNLPQPNHDLRLQAYSPNTKEYIHKLHQENVSLHKLLAERTKIIQLQVIELQKFRTICQQVQQKNLHLAQTNSQMLEELNSVKDRLKVLQHELGCKNGLLTARNLESEVEPTKCCEVEKFSQKDNKNSEPRNRKRMRQSKSLENNSVKPVQVQEKIDERRQPVRFKAEKEVPTDNLLEISGTVGHLTDKPTQYQNKVDEKRCHSRRKSTRFKVGEEPTAKSIERSDTLDPTTVKSVPDDKRCHSRRQSTRLEVEEEEPTAMVESSYTLDPTINELVRAEKRTDDKRLCSRRQSAKFRHQEQVQEPTVDLSEIDDVKVTVSHLHECDPASSVRTKFETTDCVSVSEDSESRRTSIRPKRQAAEKVQSYKEIPVNIKMRRLQ; encoded by the exons ATGGATGGTATAATAGCTCTTGATACAGAGAACGATGTTGCAG GTAACAGAATAAAAGGAGAGGAAGTAGCAAAGGGATCTACAGTTGGAAACATGCCAAGGAAGAGGCTTGCTGACATTAGTAACTTGCCTCAGCCAAACCATGATTTGAGACTCCAAGCTTATTCCCCTAATACCAAAGAGTACATTCACAAGCTTCATCAG GAAAATGTGTCACTTCATAAGCTTCTTGCAGAAAGAAC TAAAATTATTCAATTGCAAGTTATCGAGTTACAGAAATTTAGAACAATATGTCAGCAAGTGCAGCAAAAGAATCTGCATCTTGCCCAAACAAACAGTCAGATGCTGGAG GAACTCAATTCAGTTAAAGATAGG TTAAAGGTGCTTCAACATGAACTGGGATGCAAAAACGGCTTGCTTACTGCAAGGAACTTGGAGTCTGAG GTTGAACCCACCAAATGTTGCGAGGTTGAGAAGTTTTCTCAGAAGGACAATAAGAACAGTGAACCTCGTAACAGAAAGAGGATGCGACAATCCAAAT CTTTGGAGAATAATAGTGTTAAACCTGTTCAAGTTCAAGAGAAGATTGATGAAAGGAG GCAGCCTGTTAGGTTTAAAGCTGAGAAGGAAGTACCAACTGacaatttgttagagataagtGGTACCGTGGGCCATCTTACAGATAAACCAACCCAATACCAGAACAAGGTTGATGAGAAGAG GTGTCATTCAAGAAGGAAGTCTACAAGATTTAAAGTTGGGGAAGAACCAACTGCTAAATCGATTGAGAGAAGTGATACTTTGGACCCGACAACAGTTAAATCGGTTCCAGATGATAAGAG GTGTCATTCAAGAAGACAGTCTACTAGATTagaagttgaggaagaagaaccaaCTGCTATGGTTGAGAGCAGCTATACTTTGGACCCCACAATAAATGAACTGGTTCGAGCTGAAAAGAGAACTGACGATAAGAG GCTTTGTTCGAGAAGGCAGTCTGCTAAGTTTAGACATCAAGAACAAGTACAAGAACCAACAGTAGACTTATCTGAGATAGATGATGTTAAAGTTACTGTTTCTCATCTGCATGAATGTGATCCAGCATCATCAGTGAGGACGAAATTTGAAACAACAGATTGTGTCTCTGTATCTGAAGATTCAGAATCACGAAGGACATCTATTCGACCCAAGCGACAAGCAGCTGAGAAGGTTCAATCCTACAAGGAAATTCCAGTTAATATCAAGATGCGCAGACTTCAGTGA